The genomic stretch AAAACCGGTTTCTTTTGAAAAGTTCTGTCCCTGTCTAAAAAATCGGGACAATTCGTTGATGGCATCAGCTTCCCGCATAGGGGAAAGATCAAGACATGCCTGCGCTCCAGAAGAAGACACAGCGAAATTTGCTAGTACTTTGAGAACCTTTGGAAACTCAAGTAATTGAAGAGATCTAGGTTCCATAGCATTCCAGTAGGGGAAGAGGTTTGAGCAACATTACCCTGAAATATCAGGGTCCAATACCAAAAAAACGGCAAAACAGCCCCGGATTAACTCCGGGGCCTGCCGTTTAATACTAGCTAAAGCTGATCGAGATCAGGCAAGACGAGAACGTACAAGGCTACTTAAAGCTTTACCGTCTACTTGTCCTTTATGAACGGCCATGATGGCTTGCATCACTTTGCCCATATCCTGAATTGAAGATGCACCGAGATCGGCAATTGCCTTGTCTACAGCTGCTTCGAGTTCTCCAGTGGAAAGCTCTGGCGGCATGTATCCTGAAAGAGCCTTTATTTCTATAGCCTCTTTCTCGGCCAGCTCAGGTCGTCCAGCACTTTCATACTGTTCAATGGCGTCCTTGCGCTGTTTGATCTGTTTTGCAACAAGATCAAGTACGTCTTCATCGGTGATTTCACCACCGCTGTCGACCATGCGATTTTTTATAGCCGTCTTGAGATGCCTCAAGACAGACTTTTTAACATCGTCCTTGGCCTTGTAGGCCGCGATGTAATCTGTATCAACTTGTTCAATGAGACTCATATATTAACCCATTGACATTTTGCGCATTTTTTTGATCAACCTTTTGCGTGCTGCAGCTTTTTTCTTCTTGCGCTGTACGCTAGGTTTTTCGTAGTGCTGACGTTTTTTGAGTTCGGAAAGAACTCCAGCTTTTTCGACCTGTTTTTTAAAACGGCGAAGAGCTATTTCAAAATTGTCTGAATCTTCGAGGTATACACCTGGCATGTAAAATCACCCCCCTTTGCTTAAATCTCGCACCGTAAAGACCGTTGCGGAAGAGAAGTTTTGTACATCCATTATAGCAATAAAGTCAAGCATTACTACAACAAAAAATGTTCAGCACCTGAATTCAGGTGCTGAACATAAAAAAATCTAAATCAAATAAAGACTAATATTCTGTAGCCTGATCTTTTGAATCCATCCAAGCTTTAAATGCGCAGTATACAAGACCTGCGCCAAGGACGGCTATAACGGCATAAAGAACGCCGAAGAAAATTACGTGATCAGGCTGCCACCAAGGAAGGTCCATAGGAAGAGGGCTTTGAACGGTTTCACCATGTAACATCGTTAATCTCCTTTATTATTTTACAGCGTCTTTAAGAAGCTTGCCTGGGCGAAATTTAACAACTTTACATGCTGGAATCTTGATCTCATCGCCAGTGCGAGGATTGCGACCAACACGTTCTTTTCTTTCATCAACCTGGAAAGTTCCGAAACCTGTAAGAGTCAGTTTACCTTCGCTTACAAGAGTTTCTTCAACTGTATCAAGAAAATAGTTGAGGCAACGCTCTGAGTCAGCTTTGGTCATACCTGCTTTCTCAGCGATTTTTACTACTAGTTCAGCCTTTGTCATCAGTTCCTTCCTCCTTAAAACGGGAAATTAATTATTGCGACACACTAATCTGTGTCTGCCATTGACCTCACATAAATGCGAGAGTTTGGTTCTAATTTATCTGCAGAGCATTACTTACGTAACAAGAATTGCTACTGCTAATCAAATTCAAACATCACAAATCCCCCACCCCCAAAACAGTTTAGAACTTAGGGGAAAATTTGCACTGTCGAACCTTGATGAAAATCTAAAACAAAATTTTCGCCTACAAGTCAAGAGGGAAAATCATTTTTAATGCAATTATATAATCCCTGAAACTGTACAGGCGACAAGGCTTCTGGGCGATCTTTGAGCGAAATACCCTCTTCCTCCATCCACTGCAACAAAGAATCAGAAACGAATGATTTCAGTATCTTACCTAACTGCTTGCGCCTATACTGAAAACAGTATTTTATCAGACCTGCAAGACCCTCAGGATCACTGGGTTTTTCATTATTCGGCAGTGAATAAAATTTTATTACTGCCGAGTCTACTTTCGGTTTTGGCTTAAAAACGGTCGGTGGAACTTTAAAAAGATATTGCGTCTCACAGTAACTTTTAATCCATGCGCTGATGCCGCCGTACTTTTTTGAACCCTGGTCAGCAGTAATTCTAAGACCAACTTCGTGCTGAACCATGAACACGCAATTTACAGCGGGACTCTTCGCAGCAATGTCCCACATGAGCTTAGAAGCAACGTTATATGGCAGGTTGCCGATAATCTTCCAATTTTTTTCAGGATCTAGATCTTCCCATATAAATTTCAGGGCATCCTGCTGAATCACTTCTGCTGCCGGATATTCTTTCTCAAGCGCAGGAGCAAGATTCCTATCCATCTCAATCAGCATTAGCTTTTTAGGACCAGCTTCCAATATATGTTTAGTCAAAGCCCCCTGTCCGGGACCTATTTCAATAACAGAATCCTTTTCACTTATCTTAAGACTATCAACAATTTTACGTGCTATATTATCATCTTGTAAAAAGTTCTGACCTAAACTCTTCTTCGCCTTATGTCTGACTTGCACAAAAACTCCATTTAAAAATAATTACTTCTGATTTTTCTAAAAAATCACTTTAGCTTTACGCAACCACATTTCGCAAGCTTAATGATTAGCTAAAAACAAGCCGCTTGTATTAAATAGGCTCAAAATGTTATAAGTAACCAATTCGAACTTCACTCGCTCGCGGAGAAACTATGAAGAACTTTATCGACAACTATTTTCAAATTAAACAACACGGTTCAACCATAAGCCGGGAAATAATTGCCGGGATGACCACATTTACAACGATGGCTTATATCATTGTGGTTAATCCTAAAATTCTTGAGGCTGCCGGGATCCCATTTGGACCGAGCATGGTCGCTACAATCATCAGCGCATTCTTCGGAACAATGGCAATGGGTTTATATGCAAAGCGTCCCTTCGCTGTTGCCCCCTACATGGGCGAAAACGCCTTTATTGCGTTCACGGTTGTAAAAGTGATGGGCTACAGTTGGCAGACAGCCATAGGTGCTATTTTTATAGGCGGTATGCTTTTTGTTATTTTCACCACCACAGGTATTCGAACATGGATGATATCAGCAATCCCTAAAAATTTGAAAAATGCTTTCGTGGTAGGGATAGGTCTTTTTCTTACATTCATTGGCCTAAACACCACTGGAATTGTTGTATTAGGAGTCCCTGGAGCGCCAACCCACCTAGGAAATTTATCAAGCACATCAACTTTGCTTGCCATCGGATGTTTTTTTCTCATAGCCCTGCTCATGGCTCGAAAAGTCAGTGGAGCTATTATTATAGGTATTACCGCGACAACAGTCACAGCTTTCTTTTTGGGAATAGCTAGCCCTCCGACAGAATTCATCAGTATGCCCCCTTCATTGGAACCGACCTTTTTACAACTTGATATTACTGGATCATTCACATGGGGATTCATATCAGTGATCCTTACTGTGTTTATCCTTGATTTTTTAGATACGATGGGAACTTTGTATGCCGTTTCATATCGCGCAGGATTGCTTGATGAGAACGGAGATTTGCCCGAAATCGAAAAACCTCTACTGGTAGATGCAGTGACTACCGTTTTAGCGTCACTCCTCGGAACCACCACAACTGGAGTATTTGTAGAATCCGCTACAGGGATTGAAGCGGGAGGCAGAACAGGACTTACCTCCGTAACAACGGCCATGCTTTTCCTCGCAGCACTTTTTCTGGAACCTATTCTCACCACAATCCCGCCATGTGCTTACGGCCCGAGTCTAATAATAGTTGGGATGCTGATGATCGCACCGTGCAAGGATCTCATCGTTGACGATATCAGTGAACTTGTTCCAGCATTTTTAGTTATTACTCTAATGAGCTTTACCTACAATCTTGGAACAGGGATGACTGCAGGGTTCATAGCCTATCCATTCATGAAAATAGTTACTGGAAAAACTAAAGAAATCTCTCTGGGGATATGGGTGCTATGCATTCTATCTGTCGTATTTTTTATAACATGTCCGCACTAGCGTTTTTAAATATAAGAACCAACGCTTTAACCGGACCGACAGCTTAAACTAAGCTTTTTATGCGTACTATATTACACAGTGATTTATCTCGGTCTTTGACAACTGCGGTGAAAGCATCTAGTCCAATTCTAATAAATATCAATTTGCATAGGACGGAGGAAGTTCATGAATTTGAGGGAATACATTCGCGATGTACCTAATTTTCCTAAAGAAGGTATCGTATATTTTGACATCACACCGCTTTTAGCAGATCCGAAAGCATTTCAGTACACTATCGATATGATGGCTGAAAAATTCAGCGACTATAAAGCTGACAAAATTGCTGCAGCAGAAGCTAGAGGATTTATCTTCGGCGCACCGCTGGCATATAAACTCGGAATCGGCTTTGTGCCCATCCGTAAGCCAGGCAAACTGCCATACGATACCATTTCCGTAAGTTACGACCTTGAGTACGGTTCAGATAGCCTGAGCATGCATGTTGATGCTGTCAGTGCAGGCGAAGACGTTCTACTCATCGACGATGTTCTAGCCACTGGCGGAACAGCGCAAGGTATGATCAAGCTAGTTGAAAAAGCCGGCGGAATAGTCTCCGGAATAGGATTCCTCACTGAACTAGGATTCCTCGACGGGCAAAGCAAACTGAACGGTATTCCGAACAGTCACCTTCTCAAGCTTTAAAATTAGTTCTAACAAAATCTCCTTTTTGCTTCCAACGCGGCAAAAAGGAGATTTTTCTTTTTAATTATAATTTCAGTTTTGCGAAACAGGATACGAATAAAATGGCAGTAATAGGCATAATCGGCGGCAGTGGACTGGACAATCCTGACATTATCAAGAATGCGAAAGATACCAAAGTTACAAATAAATGGGGCGAACCAAGCTCACCCATCAAATCAGGTACAATCGCAGGAGCAGAAGTTCACATCATAGGCCGACACGGCAGAGAACACACCATTCCACCTACTTTCGTAAATAACCGAGCAAATATTCAGGCCCTCAAAGATTTAGGTTGTGACTACATTCTTGCTACAACAGCAGTAGGATCTCTTAGAGAAGAAATTGACCGCGGCCACCTTGTTATCATCGATCAGTTCATCGATTTTACCCGTAATCGCGCCCTCACATTTCATGAAACTTTCGAGCCGCATGCTCCTGCACATACTCCAATGGCTGACCCGTTTGATAATTTTTTGCGCGAAAAGATGATGACATCATGTGCCGAGCTTGGCATCAGAACACACGACAAAGGAACCGTTGTCACCATCGAGGGACCACGTTTCTCAACTCGCGCAGAATCCCATATGTTTCGTGCATGGGGCGCAGATATCATCAACATGAGTACCGCTCCTGAAGCAGCTTTAGCTAACGAAGCCGGAATTCCATACGCAGCCGTGGCGATGTCCACAGACTACGATTGCTGGAAAACGGATGAAGAGCCAGTAACATGGGATGACATTCTCAAAATATTTCAGGAAAATGCTGAAAAAGTTACTTCAATGCTGGTCAAAACAATTGAACAGTTAAGCTAGCTCCGCAGGTAAACCTACATGTCAGCACAGAAATGCGACCTCATCATATACGGTTCCAGCGTTATTACGCAGGATGAGAATCGACGAGTTATTGACGACGGTGCAATTGCTGTTACCGGTAACACTATTTCCGATGTTGGCTCGAAGGCAGAGATTAGCAAAGATTGGGCGGCAGCAGAAACGCTGGACGCTGAAAAATCGATTCTAATGCCCGGAATGATCAATTCGCACACCCATGTTCCAATGACGCTTATGCGAGGCGTAGCGGACGACCTGCCGCTTCTGACATGGCTACATGACTATATCTTCCCCATCGAGGGAGGGCTGAGCAGAGAATTAGTCGAACTCGGGGCGCAATTAGGCTGTGCGGAGATGATAGCAGGCGGTACTACAGCTTTCTTTGACGGGTACATGCATGAGGATTTCGTAGGCAAGGCGGTGGATGAATGTGGCCTTAAAGCTGTTTTAGGAGAAGGATTTTTCGAATTCCCCTCTCCATTCTTTAAAACAGCGCAAGAGGCATGGGAGGTAATAGAAGATTTACATAACAAATATTCTTCTCATGACCGTATAAATTCATCCGTAACTCCCCACGCAGTTTTCACTACAAACCCTGATCAACTTGCTGAAAGCATGGAGCTTGCTGAAAAACTTGATGTGCTCTGGCAGATTCACTGCGCTGAATCTGTTG from Maridesulfovibrio frigidus DSM 17176 encodes the following:
- a CDS encoding GatB/YqeY domain-containing protein yields the protein MSLIEQVDTDYIAAYKAKDDVKKSVLRHLKTAIKNRMVDSGGEITDEDVLDLVAKQIKQRKDAIEQYESAGRPELAEKEAIEIKALSGYMPPELSTGELEAAVDKAIADLGASSIQDMGKVMQAIMAVHKGQVDGKALSSLVRSRLA
- the rpsU gene encoding 30S ribosomal protein S21; this encodes MPGVYLEDSDNFEIALRRFKKQVEKAGVLSELKKRQHYEKPSVQRKKKKAAARKRLIKKMRKMSMG
- a CDS encoding HU family DNA-binding protein, whose protein sequence is MTKAELVVKIAEKAGMTKADSERCLNYFLDTVEETLVSEGKLTLTGFGTFQVDERKERVGRNPRTGDEIKIPACKVVKFRPGKLLKDAVK
- the rsmA gene encoding 16S rRNA (adenine(1518)-N(6)/adenine(1519)-N(6))-dimethyltransferase RsmA, with amino-acid sequence MQVRHKAKKSLGQNFLQDDNIARKIVDSLKISEKDSVIEIGPGQGALTKHILEAGPKKLMLIEMDRNLAPALEKEYPAAEVIQQDALKFIWEDLDPEKNWKIIGNLPYNVASKLMWDIAAKSPAVNCVFMVQHEVGLRITADQGSKKYGGISAWIKSYCETQYLFKVPPTVFKPKPKVDSAVIKFYSLPNNEKPSDPEGLAGLIKYCFQYRRKQLGKILKSFVSDSLLQWMEEEGISLKDRPEALSPVQFQGLYNCIKNDFPS
- a CDS encoding NCS2 family permease — translated: MKNFIDNYFQIKQHGSTISREIIAGMTTFTTMAYIIVVNPKILEAAGIPFGPSMVATIISAFFGTMAMGLYAKRPFAVAPYMGENAFIAFTVVKVMGYSWQTAIGAIFIGGMLFVIFTTTGIRTWMISAIPKNLKNAFVVGIGLFLTFIGLNTTGIVVLGVPGAPTHLGNLSSTSTLLAIGCFFLIALLMARKVSGAIIIGITATTVTAFFLGIASPPTEFISMPPSLEPTFLQLDITGSFTWGFISVILTVFILDFLDTMGTLYAVSYRAGLLDENGDLPEIEKPLLVDAVTTVLASLLGTTTTGVFVESATGIEAGGRTGLTSVTTAMLFLAALFLEPILTTIPPCAYGPSLIIVGMLMIAPCKDLIVDDISELVPAFLVITLMSFTYNLGTGMTAGFIAYPFMKIVTGKTKEISLGIWVLCILSVVFFITCPH
- a CDS encoding adenine phosphoribosyltransferase; the encoded protein is MNLREYIRDVPNFPKEGIVYFDITPLLADPKAFQYTIDMMAEKFSDYKADKIAAAEARGFIFGAPLAYKLGIGFVPIRKPGKLPYDTISVSYDLEYGSDSLSMHVDAVSAGEDVLLIDDVLATGGTAQGMIKLVEKAGGIVSGIGFLTELGFLDGQSKLNGIPNSHLLKL
- the mtnP gene encoding S-methyl-5'-thioadenosine phosphorylase; the protein is MAVIGIIGGSGLDNPDIIKNAKDTKVTNKWGEPSSPIKSGTIAGAEVHIIGRHGREHTIPPTFVNNRANIQALKDLGCDYILATTAVGSLREEIDRGHLVIIDQFIDFTRNRALTFHETFEPHAPAHTPMADPFDNFLREKMMTSCAELGIRTHDKGTVVTIEGPRFSTRAESHMFRAWGADIINMSTAPEAALANEAGIPYAAVAMSTDYDCWKTDEEPVTWDDILKIFQENAEKVTSMLVKTIEQLS
- a CDS encoding amidohydrolase family protein; translation: MSAQKCDLIIYGSSVITQDENRRVIDDGAIAVTGNTISDVGSKAEISKDWAAAETLDAEKSILMPGMINSHTHVPMTLMRGVADDLPLLTWLHDYIFPIEGGLSRELVELGAQLGCAEMIAGGTTAFFDGYMHEDFVGKAVDECGLKAVLGEGFFEFPSPFFKTAQEAWEVIEDLHNKYSSHDRINSSVTPHAVFTTNPDQLAESMELAEKLDVLWQIHCAESVAETKLTLEKFGKRPLELLRDTGLLTARTRIHHCVDVTDAEIDQIRAAGAMTSHNPQSNLKLGSGICPLTKLLDAGICVGLGTDGAASNNDLNMFEEMRTAALLQKGIQQDPTVIPAQQALDLATVNGAKFLGLNDTGSISSGMRADIIAIDMNKVHLKPVYNPLSHVVYCVGAQDVKLTICDGKVLYQDGKHFTADIETISFEAEKAVKWALKRLHK